Proteins encoded by one window of Vigna unguiculata cultivar IT97K-499-35 unplaced genomic scaffold, ASM411807v1 contig_463, whole genome shotgun sequence:
- the LOC114171994 gene encoding sporozoite surface protein 2-like, which yields MDTFDDPDGLVDLNGLDHLENAQLSGPNLLNRPIKLGPDDPERPDNPYGSPDFDGTDHPDRPKDADVHDYRDGHDHPNGLDDLDRPYHPDRPKDPNRHDDPDGHDDPNGLGDSDRHDDSDEPDDLDVPDDLDVPDNTDGSSDPSGSFRVVGSIKPNESNKQDDPNTPNNPDLPDKPNMPDDTDKPNDRDGPDHSNGPNDLVGPDDLDVPDELDEPDGPDNPLSPTT from the exons ATGGACACATTCGATGACCCTGACGGGCTCGTCGACTTAAACGGATTAGACCATCTGGAAAACGCCCAATTATCTGGACCG AATCTGCTTAATAGACCCATAAAACTCGGTCCCGACGACCCAGAGAGGCCTGATAACCCTTACGGGTCACCCGACTTTGATGGAACAGACCATCCAGACAGGCCCAAAGATGCAGACGTGCATGACTACCGGGACGGGCACGACCACCCGAACGGCCTCGACGACTTGGATAGACCCT ACCATCCAGACAGACCCAAAGATCCGAACAGGCAtgatgacccggacgggcacgatgacccaaacgggctaGGCGACTCGGACAGACATGACGACTCGGATGAGCCCGACGACCTCGATGTGCCCGATGACCTCGATGTGCCCGACAACACGGACGG GTCGTCAGACCCTTCAGGGTCGTTCCGGGTCGTCGGGTCGATCAAGCCCAACGAATCAAACAAGCAAGATGACCCAAATACGCCGAACAACCCAGACCTGCCCGATAAACCTAACATGCCTGATGATACAGATAAGCCCAACGACCGAGATGGTCCCGACCACTCAaacgggcccaatgacctggtcggtcccgacgacctggacgt